From one Caldichromatium japonicum genomic stretch:
- the hemA gene encoding glutamyl-tRNA reductase, giving the protein MKLLVLGLNHKTAPVDVRERLAFGPDIIAGALRDLLNCEEVREGVILSTCNRTELYCTIEDGAEERVRRWLSGFHGIEHERIEPFLYAHADRAAVTHLLRVASGLDSLVLGEPQILGQVKTAYQTACDCGVTGKLLGRLFQHTFSVAKIVRTETAIGSSPVSVAFAAVSLARQIFSDLSEQTALLIGAGETIELAARHLHHNGIGRIIVANRTIERAHDLAVQFNGYAIALTEIGNHLPEADIVIASTASPLPVLGKGTVERALKKRKHRPIFMVDIAVPRDIEPEVGELPDVYLYTVDDLQGVIDESLRSRQAAAVQAEEIIDFHTGEFMAWLRSLDAAGLIQDYRQRAEELRDEVLARARRQLDAGKPPAEVLNFLAHTLTNKLLHAPSSRLRQAARDGEAALLEAANELFQLNPPRTQTHA; this is encoded by the coding sequence ATGAAGCTGTTAGTCCTTGGACTCAACCACAAAACGGCGCCAGTCGATGTCCGCGAGCGGCTGGCCTTCGGGCCGGACATCATTGCCGGCGCCCTGCGCGACCTGCTCAACTGCGAGGAGGTGCGCGAGGGTGTGATCCTGTCAACCTGCAATCGCACCGAGCTCTATTGTACGATTGAGGACGGTGCTGAGGAACGGGTGCGGCGCTGGCTGAGCGGTTTTCACGGCATCGAACACGAGCGGATTGAACCGTTCTTGTATGCCCATGCCGACCGCGCCGCCGTCACCCATCTCCTGCGGGTGGCCAGCGGCCTGGACTCATTGGTCCTCGGCGAGCCGCAGATCCTCGGGCAGGTCAAGACCGCCTATCAGACCGCCTGCGATTGTGGGGTCACGGGCAAGCTCCTGGGCCGGCTCTTTCAGCATACCTTTTCCGTGGCTAAGATCGTGCGCACCGAGACCGCTATCGGTTCCAGTCCGGTCTCAGTTGCCTTCGCCGCTGTCAGCCTTGCGCGCCAGATCTTCTCGGATCTATCCGAGCAAACTGCCTTGTTGATCGGTGCCGGCGAGACCATCGAACTGGCGGCGCGTCATCTGCATCACAACGGTATCGGGCGCATCATCGTCGCCAACCGCACCATCGAACGCGCCCATGATCTGGCTGTGCAGTTCAATGGCTATGCCATTGCGCTGACCGAGATCGGTAACCATCTGCCAGAGGCCGACATCGTCATCGCCTCGACCGCCAGTCCCCTCCCCGTCCTCGGCAAGGGTACGGTTGAGCGGGCGCTCAAAAAACGCAAGCACCGCCCGATCTTCATGGTCGATATCGCAGTCCCCCGTGACATCGAGCCCGAGGTTGGCGAGCTGCCGGATGTCTATCTCTACACCGTCGATGATCTGCAAGGGGTGATCGATGAGAGCCTGCGCTCGCGCCAGGCCGCTGCTGTGCAGGCCGAGGAGATCATCGATTTTCACACCGGCGAGTTCATGGCCTGGCTGCGCTCGCTCGATGCCGCAGGTCTCATTCAGGACTACCGTCAGCGCGCCGAGGAGTTGCGCGATGAGGTGTTGGCGCGGGCGCGACGTCAGTTGGATGCAGGCAAACCCCCCGCCGAGGTGCTCAATTTCCTGGCACATACCCTGACCAACAAGCTGCTCCATGCCCCGAGCTCGCGGCTGCGGCAGGCGGCGCGCGACGGCGAGGCCGCGCTCCTCGAGGCCGCCAATGAGTTGTTCCAGCTCAATCCGCCGCGTACCCAGACCCACGCATGA
- a CDS encoding tetratricopeptide repeat protein produces the protein MSSHFISVVCAAVLACPLGVSAAVTDPPAAMPSAWVGQRQEAVSAPVKGLTPDQIYHILAAEVAARRGQMGQAAQHYLQAAELTRSPALAELAVRAGINADEDATAGRAMLLWLQLAPNAPEAQQLAALLRVRARDREGALIHLQRLVELAGGSGEIPFAKVVAVLSWVPDADERLALMSSLAERFPHDPDAQQTLAMLAASLSRYEVAEAAAWRALALRPDWNVPRLFLVRLRLNQGERAQARALLDEFIAATPNDQSLKLLYGQLLVDERDFAQARAVFEEILRAQPHAPDVLFALGILSLQLEDLAAANRYFTDLHATGQRQDEAAFYLGQTAERAQDLSGALGWYARVNGAYADDARIRMAFLRAKRGEIAQAREILQQLRDQSPDDAVSLFLAEAEILDEMGHADEARAVYEEALAAFPDNERLLYARGLLAMKRGQLELGEADLRRIIAANPDHADALNALGYTLADHNQRLDEALTLIERAHALKPDEPAILDSLGWVHYRLGNLDRALQYLERANTQIEDGEIAAHLGEVLWALGRRADAWAVWDKASAKYPDHAYLKSTINRHRLSQTDVQPLPTEVQQ, from the coding sequence ATGTCGAGCCATTTCATCTCTGTCGTCTGCGCAGCGGTCTTGGCCTGTCCGCTCGGGGTCAGCGCCGCCGTCACCGATCCGCCAGCGGCCATGCCATCAGCTTGGGTAGGGCAACGCCAGGAGGCGGTCAGCGCGCCGGTTAAAGGGCTGACACCGGATCAGATCTATCATATCTTGGCTGCGGAGGTGGCAGCGCGTCGTGGTCAGATGGGTCAGGCAGCGCAGCATTATCTCCAGGCCGCTGAACTGACCAGATCGCCGGCGCTTGCTGAGCTGGCGGTGCGGGCCGGTATCAATGCCGATGAGGATGCCACGGCGGGGCGCGCCATGTTGCTGTGGTTGCAGCTCGCGCCCAATGCGCCTGAGGCCCAACAATTGGCGGCCTTATTGCGGGTTCGCGCCCGCGATCGCGAAGGCGCGCTGATTCATCTCCAGCGTCTCGTTGAACTCGCTGGTGGCAGCGGCGAGATCCCCTTTGCCAAGGTGGTCGCCGTTCTCAGCTGGGTGCCAGATGCGGACGAACGGTTGGCGCTCATGTCATCCCTAGCCGAGCGTTTTCCCCATGATCCAGATGCCCAGCAAACCCTGGCGATGCTGGCTGCCAGTCTATCGCGCTATGAAGTCGCTGAGGCAGCCGCTTGGCGCGCCTTGGCGCTTCGTCCCGATTGGAATGTCCCACGTTTGTTTCTGGTGCGTCTGCGTCTGAATCAGGGCGAGCGCGCCCAGGCGCGTGCCTTGCTTGATGAGTTCATCGCCGCTACGCCCAACGATCAGTCGCTGAAGCTGCTCTATGGCCAGTTGCTGGTCGATGAGCGCGATTTTGCCCAGGCACGCGCGGTCTTTGAGGAGATCCTGCGCGCGCAACCCCATGCGCCCGATGTCCTTTTTGCCCTCGGTATCCTATCGCTCCAGTTAGAGGATCTTGCTGCGGCCAATCGTTATTTCACTGACCTGCATGCCACCGGTCAGCGTCAAGACGAAGCTGCCTTTTATCTGGGGCAGACCGCCGAGCGTGCCCAGGACCTCAGCGGCGCCCTCGGCTGGTATGCCAGGGTCAATGGGGCGTATGCCGATGATGCCCGCATCCGCATGGCCTTTCTGCGCGCCAAACGGGGCGAGATCGCGCAGGCGCGCGAGATCCTGCAACAACTGCGCGATCAGTCGCCGGACGATGCCGTCTCCTTGTTCCTGGCTGAGGCCGAAATCCTCGATGAGATGGGACATGCGGACGAGGCGCGTGCGGTGTATGAAGAGGCGCTTGCCGCCTTTCCTGACAATGAGCGCCTGCTCTATGCGCGCGGCCTGCTGGCGATGAAACGTGGCCAGCTTGAGCTTGGCGAGGCCGATCTACGCCGGATCATCGCTGCCAATCCCGATCATGCCGATGCCCTGAATGCCCTGGGCTACACCCTTGCGGATCACAATCAGCGTCTGGATGAGGCCCTGACCCTCATCGAACGGGCGCACGCGCTCAAGCCGGATGAGCCGGCGATCCTGGATAGTCTAGGCTGGGTCCATTATCGGCTCGGCAACCTTGACCGCGCCTTGCAGTATCTGGAACGCGCCAATACCCAGATCGAGGATGGCGAGATCGCAGCCCATCTCGGCGAGGTACTCTGGGCCCTGGGGCGGCGCGCCGACGCCTGGGCGGTATGGGACAAGGCCAGCGCCAAATATCCAGATCATGCCTATCTTAAGTCAACTATCAATCGTCATCGCCTATCACAGACCGACGTCCAGCCCTTGCCTACCGAGGTTCAGCAATGA
- the ispE gene encoding 4-(cytidine 5'-diphospho)-2-C-methyl-D-erythritol kinase yields the protein MTDTHHPLLKERDPADAWPAPAKLNLMLRILGRRPDGYHNLQTVFQFIDRCDWLWFSVRPDGQIHRLNLVPGVAESEDLTVRAAHALKQATGCPLGVDIYCDKQLPLGGGLGGGSSDAATTLVALNQLWGTGVDEDGLARIGLTLGADVPIFVRGRAAWGEGVGEILEPVDLPQPWYLVLVPACSVATGAVFQHPELTRDSKPITILEFLSGDARNDCLPVVRRCYPEVAAALDWLSAWGEGRLTGTGACVFAVFADLEHAIDALRQAPPAVSGFVARGLNRSPLLDRSINVRSGTIAVP from the coding sequence ATGACCGATACACATCATCCACTCCTGAAGGAGCGCGATCCCGCAGATGCTTGGCCCGCACCCGCTAAGCTCAATCTGATGTTGCGCATCCTGGGGCGGCGGCCGGATGGCTATCACAATCTCCAGACGGTGTTTCAGTTTATCGATCGCTGCGACTGGCTTTGGTTTTCTGTCCGCCCCGATGGGCAAATACACCGGCTCAATCTTGTCCCTGGGGTCGCCGAGTCTGAGGATCTGACGGTGCGTGCCGCGCATGCCTTGAAACAGGCAACTGGCTGCCCTTTGGGGGTGGACATCTATTGCGACAAACAGCTGCCGCTGGGCGGCGGTCTCGGCGGCGGGAGCTCGGATGCGGCCACTACCTTGGTTGCCCTCAATCAGCTCTGGGGCACCGGAGTGGATGAAGACGGCCTGGCCCGCATCGGATTGACGCTGGGGGCCGATGTGCCGATCTTTGTCCGTGGACGGGCGGCCTGGGGCGAGGGCGTTGGTGAGATCCTCGAGCCTGTCGATCTACCTCAGCCCTGGTATCTCGTGTTGGTTCCCGCTTGCTCGGTAGCGACAGGGGCGGTTTTCCAACATCCTGAATTGACACGCGACTCGAAACCCATCACAATACTTGAATTTCTAAGTGGGGATGCACGGAATGACTGCCTACCGGTTGTTCGGCGCTGTTATCCCGAGGTGGCGGCGGCGCTCGACTGGCTCTCTGCTTGGGGAGAAGGGCGGTTAACGGGCACAGGTGCCTGCGTGTTTGCGGTCTTTGCCGACCTCGAGCACGCTATAGATGCCTTGAGACAGGCGCCTCCCGCTGTGAGCGGCTTCGTGGCAAGGGGTCTCAATCGCTCGCCCTTGCTCGACCGCAGCATAAATGTCCGATCGGGGACAATTGCTGTCCCCTAA
- a CDS encoding ribose-phosphate diphosphokinase → MPASQLMVFSGNANPALSAEIAGHLNLSLGKAVVGQFSDGEVMTEIQENVRGRDVFVVQPTCAPTNDNLMELLVMIDALRWASAKRITAVVPYFGYARQDRRPRSARVPITARLVAKMIGEAGADRVLTVDLHADQIQGFFDIPVDNVYASPILLGDIWRQRYENLIVVSPDVGGVVRARALAKRLDDADLAIIDKRRPRANEAQVMNIIGDVKGRSCVLVDDLVDTAGTLCRAAEALKDHGARRVVAYCTHPVLSGPAVDNIANSVLDELVVTNTIPLNDQARACSKIRQLSIGELLAETMRRISNEESVSSLFVD, encoded by the coding sequence GTGCCTGCAAGCCAACTCATGGTCTTCTCCGGAAATGCCAATCCGGCATTGTCGGCTGAGATCGCTGGCCATCTGAATCTATCGCTCGGCAAGGCCGTTGTTGGTCAATTCAGCGATGGCGAGGTGATGACCGAGATCCAGGAAAATGTCCGCGGTCGCGATGTGTTCGTGGTCCAGCCGACCTGCGCGCCGACCAACGACAACCTGATGGAACTCCTAGTGATGATCGATGCCCTGCGCTGGGCCTCGGCCAAGCGCATCACCGCTGTGGTGCCCTATTTCGGCTATGCCCGCCAGGACCGCCGTCCCCGTTCGGCGCGGGTGCCGATTACAGCGCGTCTAGTGGCCAAGATGATCGGCGAGGCCGGCGCCGATCGGGTGCTGACGGTCGATCTGCATGCCGATCAGATCCAGGGTTTTTTTGACATCCCGGTCGATAACGTCTATGCCTCGCCGATCCTGCTCGGAGACATCTGGCGCCAGCGCTATGAAAACCTGATCGTGGTCTCGCCCGATGTGGGCGGGGTGGTGCGCGCCCGGGCCCTGGCCAAGCGGCTCGACGATGCCGATCTTGCCATCATCGACAAGCGCCGCCCGCGGGCCAATGAGGCCCAAGTCATGAACATCATCGGCGATGTCAAGGGGCGTTCCTGTGTCCTGGTCGATGACTTGGTCGATACCGCAGGCACCCTCTGCCGCGCTGCCGAGGCGCTCAAGGATCATGGCGCACGGCGGGTGGTCGCCTATTGCACCCATCCCGTACTCTCGGGCCCGGCAGTGGACAATATCGCCAATTCGGTGCTGGATGAGCTGGTCGTGACCAACACCATCCCCTTGAATGACCAGGCGCGCGCCTGTTCCAAGATCCGGCAATTGAGCATCGGCGAGCTGCTCGCCGAGACCATGCGCCGGATCTCAAACGAGGAGTCGGTCAGCTCGCTCTTCGTCGATTAG
- a CDS encoding 50S ribosomal protein L25/general stress protein Ctc, with the protein MTISFEVNAQPRIAAGKGASRRLRRAGLVPAIVYGGHREPQMVSLSHNELLRHLEQEAFYSHILDLKIGDEVTKVVLKDLQRHPAKPFILHLDFMRISQDEKIRMTVPLHFINEDKCKGIKMGGQAFHLITEIEVICLPKDLPEFIAIDMTDLEVGSILHLSEIKLPEGVALAHAPDPDEPVVTIHGPRGSTEEGEGAA; encoded by the coding sequence ATGACCATCAGCTTTGAAGTCAATGCCCAGCCGCGCATCGCCGCAGGAAAGGGTGCGAGCCGCCGCCTGCGGCGCGCGGGCCTGGTGCCGGCCATCGTCTATGGCGGTCACCGCGAGCCCCAGATGGTGAGCCTGTCGCACAATGAATTACTCCGACATCTGGAGCAAGAGGCGTTTTATTCCCATATCCTAGATCTGAAGATCGGCGACGAGGTGACCAAGGTGGTGCTCAAAGACCTCCAGCGCCACCCCGCCAAGCCCTTTATCCTCCATCTGGACTTCATGCGTATCTCGCAGGACGAGAAGATCCGCATGACCGTGCCCCTGCATTTCATCAACGAGGACAAATGCAAGGGGATCAAGATGGGCGGGCAGGCATTTCATCTGATCACCGAGATCGAGGTGATCTGCCTGCCCAAAGACCTGCCTGAATTCATCGCCATCGATATGACGGATCTCGAGGTCGGTTCGATCCTGCATCTCTCCGAGATCAAGCTGCCTGAAGGTGTCGCTCTGGCGCATGCCCCCGATCCGGACGAACCCGTAGTCACGATCCATGGACCACGCGGTAGCACCGAGGAAGGGGAGGGCGCCGCCTAA
- the pth gene encoding aminoacyl-tRNA hydrolase, with amino-acid sequence MTQAAIQLIVGLGNPGAQYAGTRHNVGFWWVDALAAAQGAVFRPESRFFGELTQVLIADQEIRLLKPTTYMNRSGQSVAAVARYFAIPTEQILIAHDELDLPVGTVRLKRGGGHAGHNGLRDTIATLGSPEFLRLRIGIAHPGDKTLVTCYVLGRPSREDESRIRGALDDATALLPELIAGRIDLAMNRLHGSR; translated from the coding sequence ATGACCCAGGCCGCCATCCAATTGATCGTCGGGCTCGGCAACCCGGGCGCCCAGTATGCCGGAACGCGGCATAATGTCGGCTTCTGGTGGGTCGATGCGCTTGCCGCTGCCCAGGGTGCCGTCTTCCGTCCCGAATCTAGGTTCTTTGGCGAGCTCACCCAGGTCCTGATCGCCGACCAGGAGATCCGTCTGCTCAAACCCACCACCTATATGAACCGCAGTGGCCAGTCGGTGGCAGCAGTAGCGCGCTATTTCGCGATCCCCACCGAGCAGATCCTCATCGCCCACGATGAGCTCGATCTGCCGGTGGGGACCGTACGCCTGAAACGCGGCGGGGGGCACGCTGGGCACAACGGGCTGCGGGATACGATCGCAACCCTCGGCTCGCCTGAGTTCTTGCGTCTGCGCATCGGGATCGCCCATCCAGGAGACAAGACCCTGGTCACCTGCTATGTCTTAGGCCGACCTTCTCGCGAGGATGAAAGCAGGATTCGCGGCGCGCTCGATGATGCAACCGCCCTTCTGCCCGAGCTGATCGCTGGCAGGATCGATCTGGCGATGAACCGGCTGCACGGCTCTCGGTAG
- a CDS encoding OmpP1/FadL family transporter has protein sequence MRLQPHLIAATALGLISILPNGAQATNGYMSHGFGTKSKGMAGAGSALPQDAMISASNVAGGVWLGEQRLDLGMALFSPHREYTQRASESQIPGTPPIPIGSGPDFRGTVESDNELFLIPHLAYSRPLDAVSAFGVVVYGNGGMNTTYRSKDTTLHLGTYGGAQSTPPDASTGVDLRQVGINLNYSRKLREDLSVGAGFILANQSFKAKGLSALGDLAADGVADHLSNRGRDSVFGWGAQVGLLWRPSEQLALSAAYQTQVDFARFDDYADLFADKGNLDAPAFLNLGIAFQPRADLTLAFDIQHIWYSEVKALGNEMTKNIMLCMQGYTAYCLGGSRGVGFGWDDMTVYKFGAQWAMRPDLTLRAGYSYGKQPVPSNGVLFNVIAPAVIEHHFTLGLTKALNKQTELSLAAMYAPQIDLDCGCSLPFSGGENSINIAMDQWEFELSIGIRF, from the coding sequence ATGCGTCTTCAGCCACATCTCATCGCAGCCACGGCTCTTGGCCTTATCTCGATTCTGCCCAATGGGGCTCAGGCCACCAACGGCTATATGTCGCATGGCTTTGGGACCAAGAGCAAGGGCATGGCGGGCGCCGGCTCAGCTCTACCGCAGGATGCCATGATCTCGGCCTCGAACGTGGCCGGTGGGGTGTGGCTTGGCGAGCAGCGCCTGGATCTGGGCATGGCCCTGTTTTCACCGCATCGCGAATATACCCAGCGCGCCAGCGAATCGCAGATCCCAGGTACCCCGCCGATCCCCATCGGGAGCGGCCCCGACTTTCGGGGGACGGTGGAGAGCGACAACGAGCTCTTTCTGATCCCCCACCTTGCCTATAGCCGCCCGCTGGATGCGGTCAGCGCCTTCGGCGTTGTCGTCTATGGCAACGGCGGGATGAACACGACCTATCGCTCCAAGGATACAACCCTACATCTGGGGACCTATGGCGGCGCCCAAAGCACACCGCCGGATGCCTCGACGGGCGTGGATCTCAGACAGGTCGGGATCAATCTCAACTATTCGCGCAAGCTGCGGGAGGATCTATCGGTCGGTGCCGGCTTCATCCTGGCCAATCAGAGCTTCAAGGCGAAGGGGCTGTCAGCGCTCGGCGATCTGGCAGCGGATGGCGTTGCCGATCATCTCTCCAACCGCGGGCGCGACAGTGTCTTTGGCTGGGGGGCCCAGGTCGGTCTCCTCTGGCGTCCCTCCGAACAGCTCGCGCTCAGCGCGGCCTATCAAACCCAGGTCGATTTCGCTCGCTTTGACGACTACGCAGACCTCTTTGCTGACAAAGGCAACCTGGATGCACCAGCATTCCTGAATCTCGGTATCGCCTTTCAGCCCCGCGCCGATCTTACCCTGGCCTTTGACATCCAACACATCTGGTATAGCGAGGTCAAGGCGCTCGGCAATGAGATGACGAAAAACATCATGCTCTGCATGCAGGGCTATACGGCCTATTGCCTCGGCGGCAGCCGCGGGGTCGGCTTCGGCTGGGACGATATGACGGTCTATAAGTTCGGCGCCCAGTGGGCGATGCGCCCTGACCTGACCCTCCGCGCAGGCTATAGCTATGGTAAACAGCCGGTGCCTTCGAACGGCGTGCTATTCAATGTCATTGCCCCTGCCGTCATCGAACATCATTTCACCCTGGGCCTGACCAAGGCATTGAACAAGCAGACCGAACTGAGCCTCGCGGCCATGTATGCGCCGCAGATCGATCTCGACTGTGGCTGCTCGCTCCCCTTCTCAGGCGGCGAGAATTCGATCAACATCGCCATGGACCAGTGGGAGTTTGAGCTCAGCATCGGGATACGCTTCTGA
- a CDS encoding UDP-glucose dehydrogenase family protein, with translation MDVTIFGTGYVGLVTGTCLAEVGNRVLCIDIDPDKIELLNNGGVPIYEPGLEEMIHANRAAGRLRFSTDAKAGVEHGLFQFIAVGTPPDEDGSADLQYVLAVARTIAEHMNEYRILVDKSTVPVGTADRVAATVREVLERRGQKIEFDVVSNPEFLKEGAAIEDFMRPDRIIVGTDNPRTAELLRALYAPFNRNHQRFFVMDVRSAELTKYAANAMLATKISFMNELSNIAEAVGADIEKVRIGIGSDPRIGYQFIYPGCGYGGSCFPKDVRALERTANALGYTAELLQAVEAVNLRQKRVLFQKIRDYFGGDLAGRTIALWGLAFKPNTDDMREASSRVLMECLWEAGARVQAYDPVAIKEAQRIYGERADLQFARDALSVLDRADALVLVTEWSEFRSPDFTAIRARLRHPVIFDGRNILDGDQARAAGLTYISIGRTPLIPA, from the coding sequence ATGGATGTCACAATCTTTGGCACTGGCTATGTGGGTCTGGTCACTGGGACCTGTTTGGCCGAGGTCGGCAATCGCGTCCTGTGCATCGACATCGATCCTGACAAGATCGAGCTCCTCAACAACGGCGGGGTTCCAATCTACGAGCCTGGCCTCGAGGAAATGATCCATGCCAATCGCGCGGCCGGGCGGCTGCGTTTTTCGACCGACGCCAAGGCCGGGGTCGAGCATGGGTTGTTCCAGTTCATCGCGGTCGGCACACCACCCGATGAAGATGGCTCAGCCGACCTGCAATATGTCCTAGCAGTGGCGCGTACCATCGCCGAACACATGAACGAATATCGCATCCTGGTCGATAAATCGACCGTACCCGTGGGGACAGCGGATCGGGTGGCGGCGACCGTGCGCGAGGTCTTAGAGCGCCGCGGGCAAAAGATCGAGTTCGATGTCGTCTCGAATCCTGAGTTTCTGAAAGAAGGCGCGGCGATCGAGGATTTTATGCGCCCCGATCGGATCATTGTCGGCACCGACAACCCGCGCACCGCCGAGCTTTTACGCGCGCTCTATGCCCCATTCAATCGCAACCATCAACGGTTTTTCGTGATGGACGTCCGCTCAGCCGAGCTGACCAAATATGCCGCCAATGCCATGTTGGCGACCAAGATCAGCTTCATGAACGAGCTCTCTAACATCGCCGAGGCCGTCGGCGCCGATATCGAGAAGGTACGCATCGGCATAGGCTCTGACCCGCGCATCGGCTATCAGTTTATCTATCCAGGGTGCGGCTATGGCGGTTCTTGCTTCCCCAAGGATGTGCGAGCGCTCGAGCGCACGGCGAATGCCCTAGGCTACACTGCCGAGCTCTTGCAGGCAGTGGAAGCGGTGAACCTCCGGCAAAAGCGTGTTCTGTTTCAGAAGATCCGCGACTATTTCGGCGGCGATCTCGCCGGTCGGACCATCGCCCTCTGGGGCCTGGCCTTTAAACCCAACACCGATGACATGCGCGAGGCCTCTAGCCGCGTCCTGATGGAATGCCTGTGGGAGGCCGGGGCGCGAGTGCAGGCCTATGACCCGGTCGCAATAAAGGAGGCCCAGCGGATCTATGGCGAGCGGGCCGATCTACAATTTGCTCGCGATGCGCTTTCTGTCCTCGATAGGGCCGATGCCCTGGTCTTGGTCACCGAGTGGTCGGAGTTCCGCAGCCCCGACTTTACAGCGATCCGCGCGCGCCTGCGCCATCCAGTCATCTTCGACGGGCGCAACATCCTCGACGGCGACCAGGCCCGCGCTGCAGGATTGACCTATATCTCGATCGGGCGGACACCCCTGATCCCTGCCTGA
- the tuf gene encoding elongation factor Tu, with translation MSKEKFQRVKPHVNVGTIGHVDHGKTTLTAAITTHQAKKFGGEARSYDQIDSAPEERARGITIATAHVEYETAKRHYAHVDCPGHADYVKNMITGAAQMDGAILVVSAADGPMPQTREHILLARQVGVPYIVVYLNKADMVDDAELLELVEMEVRELLSSYDFPGDETPIIVGSAKLALEGVDSELGTQSIDRLMEALDSYIPEPERAIDGPFLMPIEDVFSISGRGTVVTGRVERGVIKVGDEVAIVGLRPTAKTTCTGVEMFRKLLDQGQAGDNIGVLLRGTKREEVERGQVLAKPGTITPHTHFEAEVYVLSKEEGGRHTPFFNGYRPQFYFRTTDVTGAVELPAGVEMVMPGDNVRLTVKLIAPIAMEEGLRFAVREGGRTVGAGVVSKIIE, from the coding sequence ATGTCCAAAGAGAAGTTTCAACGGGTGAAGCCCCATGTCAATGTGGGGACGATTGGTCATGTAGATCATGGCAAGACCACGCTGACGGCGGCGATTACCACGCATCAGGCGAAGAAGTTTGGTGGGGAGGCGAGGTCGTACGATCAGATTGACAGTGCGCCGGAGGAGCGTGCGCGTGGGATCACGATTGCGACGGCGCATGTCGAATATGAGACGGCGAAGCGACACTATGCGCATGTAGACTGTCCTGGTCATGCGGACTATGTGAAGAACATGATCACGGGTGCGGCGCAGATGGATGGTGCGATTTTGGTGGTGAGTGCGGCGGATGGACCGATGCCGCAGACGCGTGAGCATATTTTGTTGGCGCGTCAGGTGGGGGTGCCGTACATCGTGGTGTATTTGAACAAGGCGGACATGGTGGATGATGCGGAGCTTCTGGAGCTGGTAGAGATGGAGGTCCGCGAATTGTTGTCGAGTTATGACTTTCCGGGGGATGAGACGCCGATTATTGTGGGGTCGGCGAAGTTGGCGCTGGAAGGGGTGGACAGTGAGTTAGGGACGCAATCGATAGATCGGTTGATGGAGGCGCTGGACAGTTATATTCCGGAGCCGGAGCGGGCGATTGATGGGCCGTTTTTGATGCCGATTGAGGATGTTTTTTCCATTTCGGGACGTGGGACGGTGGTCACGGGGCGCGTTGAGCGTGGGGTGATCAAGGTGGGAGATGAGGTGGCGATTGTGGGGCTGCGGCCCACGGCGAAGACCACCTGTACAGGTGTGGAGATGTTTAGGAAGCTGTTGGACCAGGGGCAGGCGGGGGACAATATTGGGGTCTTGCTGCGTGGGACCAAGCGGGAGGAGGTGGAGCGTGGTCAGGTGTTGGCCAAGCCGGGGACGATCACGCCGCACACCCATTTTGAGGCGGAGGTATATGTGCTGAGCAAGGAGGAAGGTGGGCGGCACACGCCATTTTTCAATGGGTATCGGCCGCAGTTTTATTTTCGGACCACGGATGTGACTGGGGCGGTGGAGCTTCCGGCTGGGGTAGAGATGGTGATGCCAGGGGACAATGTGCGGCTGACGGTCAAGCTGATTGCGCCGATTGCGATGGAAGAAGGGTTGCGCTTTGCTGTGCGCGAAGGCGGACGCACCGTCGGCGCAGGGGTCGTTTCTAAGATCATCGAGTGA
- the secE gene encoding preprotein translocase subunit SecE yields MSSHAEDRAPGLDQLKLVGAVLLLIVGIVAFYLFPGISLLIRVPVLLVIGGVAAFIVLQTDPGRRLWQFMADVRMEVRKVVWPTRQETLQTTLVVVSMVLILGIVLWLFDLILMSILRFLTHQGG; encoded by the coding sequence ATGAGTTCACACGCAGAAGATCGTGCGCCAGGCTTGGATCAACTCAAGCTGGTAGGGGCAGTATTGCTGCTGATTGTCGGGATAGTGGCCTTTTATCTGTTCCCCGGCATCTCGCTTCTGATTCGAGTGCCTGTCTTGTTGGTGATTGGCGGCGTGGCAGCATTTATCGTTCTTCAGACTGACCCTGGTCGTCGGTTATGGCAGTTCATGGCCGATGTGCGCATGGAGGTGCGTAAGGTTGTTTGGCCTACGCGTCAGGAAACCCTGCAAACGACCCTGGTTGTGGTATCTATGGTGCTGATCCTGGGCATCGTTTTGTGGCTGTTCGATCTGATCCTCATGTCGATTCTGCGTTTCTTGACCCATCAGGGGGGCTGA